From a region of the Mycobacterium sp. SMC-8 genome:
- a CDS encoding mycofactocin-coupled SDR family oxidoreductase, with the protein MTETTTTGRAAGKRVLITGAARGMGRSHAVRLAEEGADLILVDICASLPAVEYPLATREDLDETASLVAALGRRAATYVVDVRDESALAAAVADGVSQLGGLDAAVANAGVLTAGTWDTTTAEHWRTVVDVNLIGAWNTCAAALPHLIERGGSLINISSAAGVKGTPLHTPYTASKHAVVGMSRALANELAAVNVRVNTVHPTGVATGMRPDSLHHLLAEKRPDLAPLFGNALPIVMAEAVDISNAVLFLISDESRYVTGLEFKVDAGVTLR; encoded by the coding sequence ATGACCGAGACGACAACGACCGGCCGGGCCGCAGGCAAGCGCGTCCTCATCACCGGCGCCGCGAGGGGTATGGGCCGAAGCCACGCGGTCCGATTGGCCGAGGAAGGCGCCGACCTGATCCTCGTCGACATCTGCGCCTCGTTGCCCGCGGTCGAATACCCGTTGGCCACCCGCGAGGATCTCGACGAGACAGCGTCACTCGTGGCTGCATTGGGACGCCGAGCGGCCACCTACGTCGTCGACGTCCGTGACGAGTCGGCGCTGGCGGCCGCCGTCGCCGACGGTGTGTCGCAGTTGGGCGGGTTGGACGCCGCGGTCGCCAACGCCGGGGTGTTGACTGCCGGAACCTGGGACACCACTACCGCCGAGCACTGGCGCACCGTGGTCGACGTCAACCTCATCGGCGCCTGGAACACCTGCGCGGCGGCGCTGCCTCACCTAATCGAGCGCGGGGGAAGCCTGATCAACATCAGTTCGGCGGCGGGGGTGAAGGGCACTCCTCTGCACACCCCGTACACGGCGTCCAAGCACGCCGTCGTCGGGATGAGCCGCGCCCTGGCCAACGAACTCGCGGCGGTCAATGTCCGGGTCAACACCGTGCATCCGACCGGCGTCGCGACCGGCATGCGCCCCGATTCGCTGCATCACTTGCTCGCCGAAAAGCGACCCGACCTGGCACCGCTGTTCGGCAACGCGCTTCCGATCGTCATGGCCGAGGCCGTCGACATCAGCAATGCAGTGCTGTTCCTCATCTCCGATGAATCCCGGTACGTCACCGGGTTGGAGTTCAAGGTCGACGCCGGCGTCACGCTCCGATGA
- a CDS encoding carboxymuconolactone decarboxylase family protein — protein sequence MTSVETGRLERGRRAFAEVMTFPAPDDASPATTTLLDFVYAEVWQRPALTRRSRRFVTLPCVAAADAEGALRDHVYAALNSGDVSIVEMRETVLHFAVYGGWPKASRFNMVVDEQWERINREHGRSTPPAEPLLPLPTPSDPEARLRVGEQTFKTVNCLPYAPGRDNPFSGAGILNFVFGEMWLRPGLGMRERRLVTVACVAFQDAPYPILSHVYAALKSRDLSFDEMDELALHFAAYYGWPKASHLNQVIAEQKQRVTEEWADEAS from the coding sequence ATGACCAGCGTCGAGACCGGCCGCTTGGAGCGTGGCAGAAGAGCTTTCGCCGAGGTGATGACGTTTCCGGCGCCCGACGACGCCTCCCCCGCGACGACCACCCTGCTCGACTTCGTCTACGCAGAGGTCTGGCAACGGCCGGCCCTGACCCGACGCAGCCGGCGGTTCGTCACACTGCCCTGCGTGGCCGCCGCCGACGCGGAGGGGGCGCTCCGCGATCACGTGTACGCAGCACTCAACAGCGGCGACGTATCGATCGTCGAGATGCGGGAAACCGTATTGCATTTCGCCGTCTATGGCGGCTGGCCGAAAGCCTCCCGGTTCAACATGGTGGTGGACGAACAGTGGGAGAGGATCAACCGCGAGCACGGCCGGAGCACCCCACCGGCAGAACCCCTGCTGCCCCTGCCCACCCCCAGTGATCCGGAGGCCCGGCTGAGAGTCGGCGAGCAGACCTTCAAGACCGTCAACTGTCTTCCGTATGCCCCCGGCCGCGACAATCCGTTCTCCGGTGCCGGCATCCTCAATTTCGTCTTCGGGGAGATGTGGTTGCGCCCGGGCCTCGGGATGCGGGAGCGCCGCTTGGTGACGGTGGCATGTGTGGCGTTTCAGGACGCGCCCTATCCGATTCTGAGCCACGTGTACGCGGCGCTGAAAAGTCGGGACCTTTCCTTCGATGAAATGGACGAACTTGCACTGCATTTCGCCGCCTACTACGGCTGGCCCAAAGCCAGCCATCTCAACCAGGTGATCGCCGAGCAGAAGCAGCGGGTGACCGAAGAATGGGCGGACGAAGCCTCGTGA
- a CDS encoding aldehyde dehydrogenase, whose protein sequence is MPPGVFGDVVGPLIGGDRLTTTSGARHSHIFPATGLPNATVALAGEAEVDTAVASAADAQRQWRELPVDRRRDLMIDLADAVHDDLEQLAELNVHDYAVPVSFAGTALMLEQFLRHFAGYADKPHGSSTPVSGSSDLNFVEREPYGVVAVLAPWNGSLAVAASCVAPALAAGNAVVFKPSELAPLAARRFGELCVEAGLPLGLVNVIPAAAEGGSALVRHQDIGKICFTGGGETARRVIRDAATHLTPVVAELGGKSAGIVFDDADLELAVALSVHQGLLMQSGQSCACASRILVHQSVYDAFIEKFLAAVAVAKIGDPFDPTVSFGPVISESSADRILSVIAAATEAGSGELLTGGTRLGGALASGYYIEPTVFGAVDNTSDLAQIETFGPVSSVMRFAEESDAVRIANDTRYGLNAFVHTNDLNRAHRVARQLEAGSVWVNQNSRISPQGPYGGYKQSGFGRTGGAAGLHEFQQVKNIRIGMR, encoded by the coding sequence ATGCCACCCGGCGTGTTCGGTGACGTGGTGGGCCCGCTCATCGGCGGTGACCGGCTCACCACGACATCGGGCGCCCGGCACAGCCACATCTTCCCGGCGACCGGCTTGCCCAACGCCACGGTGGCGCTCGCGGGTGAGGCGGAAGTCGACACGGCGGTCGCCTCGGCCGCGGACGCTCAACGGCAGTGGCGGGAACTGCCTGTCGACCGCCGGCGCGACCTGATGATCGACCTGGCCGACGCGGTGCATGACGACCTCGAGCAGCTCGCCGAACTCAACGTGCACGACTACGCGGTACCGGTGTCCTTCGCCGGGACCGCCCTCATGCTGGAGCAGTTCCTCAGGCATTTCGCGGGTTACGCCGACAAACCCCACGGGTCGAGCACGCCGGTGAGCGGCTCGTCCGATCTCAACTTCGTGGAGCGGGAACCGTACGGCGTGGTGGCCGTTCTCGCACCGTGGAACGGGTCGCTGGCGGTGGCCGCCTCCTGCGTCGCGCCCGCCCTGGCCGCCGGAAACGCCGTGGTCTTCAAGCCCTCCGAACTGGCGCCGTTGGCGGCACGACGATTCGGTGAGCTGTGCGTCGAAGCCGGCCTGCCACTCGGTCTGGTCAACGTCATACCCGCCGCTGCCGAGGGCGGAAGCGCACTCGTTCGGCACCAGGACATCGGCAAGATCTGCTTCACCGGCGGAGGCGAGACCGCCCGACGGGTTATCCGGGACGCCGCCACGCATCTCACCCCTGTCGTCGCGGAATTGGGCGGCAAGTCAGCCGGCATCGTCTTCGACGACGCCGATCTCGAGCTCGCGGTGGCGCTGTCCGTGCACCAGGGGCTACTGATGCAGTCGGGTCAAAGCTGCGCGTGCGCCAGCCGCATCCTGGTTCATCAATCGGTCTACGACGCCTTCATCGAGAAGTTCCTCGCCGCGGTCGCCGTCGCCAAGATCGGTGACCCCTTCGACCCCACGGTCTCTTTCGGACCGGTGATCAGCGAGTCCTCAGCCGATCGCATCCTGTCCGTCATCGCCGCCGCCACGGAAGCAGGATCCGGTGAACTACTCACTGGCGGAACACGACTCGGCGGCGCTCTGGCCTCCGGCTACTACATCGAGCCGACGGTGTTCGGTGCCGTGGACAACACCTCGGATCTGGCGCAGATTGAAACCTTCGGCCCGGTGTCGTCGGTCATGCGCTTTGCGGAGGAGTCTGACGCGGTGCGCATCGCGAACGACACCCGGTACGGACTCAACGCGTTCGTCCACACCAATGACCTCAACCGCGCACATCGCGTGGCACGGCAACTGGAAGCCGGTTCGGTCTGGGTCAACCAGAACAGCCGAATCTCGCCGCAGGGGCCTTACGGCGGATACAAACAGAGCGGCTTCGGCCGAACCGGCGGCGCCGCCGGCCTGCACGAGTTCCAGCAAGTCAAGAACATCCGGATAGGTATGCGCTAG
- a CDS encoding 1-phosphofructokinase family hexose kinase, which translates to MADPTEEQEPRGDQSDDRHPVVIFAPLPVLTVTVEDRSGEADIHVHAGGQGVWQSRMMSSLGVPVVLCSALGGETGDVLGHLLPICDVTLRVVPVSARNGSYVHDRRSGKREVVAEASGTPLDRHELDSLYELTLTEGLTHGRVLLSGPQEKDVVPADLYRRLSTDLGANGCKVAADLSGDRLEAVLAGKPDLIKVSHEELLDDGRAKSDDAQDLVAAMHSMRDEGAGTIVVSRAGSAPALALLDDRESGRGGTRGGDVVEICMPALEPADSAGAGDSMTAGIVAALASGRPLPRALQIGAACGALNVVRHGLGTGGARAVETLAERVELRPWTK; encoded by the coding sequence ATGGCAGACCCCACGGAAGAGCAGGAACCTCGCGGCGACCAGTCAGATGATCGCCATCCCGTCGTCATCTTCGCTCCGCTCCCCGTTCTCACGGTGACGGTCGAGGACCGTTCGGGCGAAGCCGACATCCACGTCCATGCCGGAGGACAGGGTGTCTGGCAGTCGCGCATGATGTCGTCGCTCGGTGTGCCGGTCGTGTTGTGTTCGGCGCTCGGCGGGGAGACGGGTGATGTCCTCGGGCACTTGCTGCCCATCTGCGACGTCACCCTGCGCGTGGTGCCGGTCAGCGCACGAAACGGCTCGTACGTACATGACCGTCGCTCGGGCAAGCGCGAAGTCGTCGCGGAGGCCTCGGGCACTCCGCTGGACCGCCACGAACTCGACTCGCTCTACGAGCTCACTCTCACCGAGGGACTCACCCACGGCCGGGTCCTGCTGTCCGGGCCGCAGGAGAAGGACGTGGTGCCCGCCGACCTCTACCGGCGACTGTCCACCGATCTGGGCGCCAACGGCTGCAAGGTGGCCGCAGACCTCTCCGGCGACCGGCTCGAAGCGGTGCTCGCCGGCAAGCCGGACCTGATCAAGGTCAGCCACGAAGAGCTCCTCGACGACGGGCGGGCGAAGTCCGACGACGCGCAGGATCTGGTCGCGGCCATGCACTCCATGCGAGACGAGGGTGCGGGCACGATCGTGGTGTCGCGGGCGGGTTCAGCGCCGGCCCTCGCCCTGCTCGACGACCGGGAGTCCGGCCGCGGCGGAACGCGCGGCGGCGACGTCGTCGAGATCTGCATGCCGGCGTTGGAGCCGGCGGATTCGGCGGGCGCCGGGGACTCCATGACCGCGGGCATCGTCGCCGCGCTGGCGAGCGGTCGCCCGCTGCCCCGGGCGTTGCAGATCGGCGCGGCCTGCGGAGCGCTCAACGTGGTGCGGCACGGGCTGGGTACCGGCGGTGCCCGGGCCGTCGAGACACTCGCCGAACGGGTGGAGCTGCGCCCATGGACGAAGTGA
- the surE gene encoding 5'/3'-nucleotidase SurE — MPLAFVTNDDGIDSAGLHALTFAALDAGLDVIVAAPAEQASGASAALSAVRRDGRTVVEPRELPGLDVQAWAVHAQPGHIVAAALNGWFDPRPDLVLSGINHGANVGRAVLHSGTVGAALTAKISDTRALAVSLDVALNPTGERHWRTAAGLLAPVLDLLFDTPEGTVLSLNVPDRPAAEVGPIRHARLARGGAVQTRVEEVRDGGVRLSEVEVSDEPEEGTDSALLDAGHPTLTELRSVEADEGGIVATWLAAQPGQDRG, encoded by the coding sequence GTGCCCCTCGCATTCGTGACCAACGACGACGGGATCGACTCCGCAGGCTTGCACGCCCTGACGTTCGCAGCGCTGGACGCCGGGTTGGACGTCATCGTGGCCGCGCCGGCCGAGCAGGCCAGCGGCGCGAGCGCCGCGCTCAGCGCCGTCCGCCGCGACGGTCGCACGGTCGTTGAGCCCCGGGAATTGCCCGGCCTCGACGTGCAGGCGTGGGCGGTGCATGCCCAACCGGGACACATCGTCGCCGCCGCCCTGAACGGCTGGTTCGATCCGCGTCCGGATCTCGTGCTGTCCGGAATCAACCACGGCGCCAACGTCGGCCGGGCCGTCTTGCACTCCGGCACCGTCGGCGCGGCACTCACCGCCAAGATCAGCGACACCCGCGCCCTGGCGGTCTCGCTGGACGTCGCCTTGAATCCCACCGGCGAGCGGCACTGGAGAACGGCGGCCGGACTGCTCGCACCGGTGCTGGATTTGCTGTTCGACACACCCGAGGGCACCGTGCTGTCCCTCAACGTCCCCGATCGGCCCGCGGCGGAGGTGGGTCCGATCCGCCACGCGCGGCTGGCCCGGGGCGGGGCGGTGCAGACCCGGGTCGAGGAGGTGCGCGACGGCGGCGTGCGCTTGAGTGAGGTGGAGGTGTCCGACGAGCCGGAAGAGGGCACCGACAGCGCACTGCTCGACGCAGGGCACCCGACACTGACCGAGCTGCGGTCGGTCGAGGCGGATGAGGGCGGGATCGTCGCCACATGGTTGGCGGCACAGCCCGGTCAAGATCGCGGATAG
- a CDS encoding DUF1906 domain-containing protein, giving the protein MRETPGTSSGQRPRPVTRRDALRYAAAASALAGLGAASAAAGMPAASAAAPTLIDYAMRQIPAQDIRAAGHAGVINYVSTSRPGSNFGAKPITLPYAKSLTAAGLVIVSNYQYGKPGGTAPSDFTRGYAGGVADARTAWQLHTAAGGGRSAPIYFSVDDDIDRHAWDTLALPWFRGINSVLGVQRTGVYGGINTCQWAASDGVIGRSGTPGRVWAWQTRSWSRGQIYPAAVLYQRIIDTASNPGPVVGGIRVDVNDVLAQDCGQWNLHP; this is encoded by the coding sequence GTGCGTGAGACGCCGGGAACCAGCAGCGGACAGCGCCCGCGTCCGGTGACCCGCCGCGACGCGCTGCGCTACGCCGCCGCAGCGTCCGCGTTGGCCGGGCTCGGTGCCGCGTCGGCAGCCGCCGGCATGCCTGCCGCGTCGGCCGCCGCTCCGACCCTGATCGACTACGCGATGCGCCAGATCCCGGCCCAAGACATCCGGGCCGCCGGCCACGCCGGGGTCATCAACTACGTGTCCACGTCCCGGCCCGGCTCCAACTTCGGCGCCAAGCCGATCACCCTGCCCTACGCCAAGTCTCTGACCGCCGCCGGTCTGGTCATCGTCAGCAACTACCAGTACGGAAAGCCGGGTGGGACAGCCCCTTCGGATTTCACGCGCGGATACGCCGGCGGCGTCGCCGACGCACGCACCGCCTGGCAGCTGCACACCGCGGCAGGCGGCGGGCGGAGCGCGCCGATCTACTTCAGCGTCGACGATGACATCGACCGCCACGCGTGGGACACCCTCGCACTGCCGTGGTTCCGCGGGATCAACTCGGTGCTCGGCGTGCAGCGCACCGGCGTGTACGGCGGGATCAACACCTGCCAGTGGGCCGCATCCGACGGTGTCATCGGGCGGTCAGGCACGCCGGGTCGCGTGTGGGCGTGGCAGACCCGGTCCTGGTCGCGCGGTCAGATCTACCCCGCCGCGGTTCTCTATCAGCGGATCATCGACACCGCCTCGAATCCCGGCCCGGTAGTCGGCGGCATCCGCGTCGATGTCAACGACGTGCTGGCCCAGGACTGCGGCCAGTGGAATCTTCATCCGTAG
- a CDS encoding coiled-coil domain-containing protein: MTAARLWVRRTAYGAAATVLALAVSIGAVAADPASDALSRLNELSRQAVQSREAVTAAQHDADAKQADQTAAEERHRGDLEALDAANAKLAPYQAAVNRVAAMTYMGGRTGQVSAVLGASSPKQLIDELAVERAVAAEMAAQMTAFKTARERAAAAAQASDRSAAEARAAAEQSAAVRADLETKWADLQRQILAAEAQYAALTPRQQAVIDNAAAVLPPAPNASGPADPPLAAIPGVPPGDVAPPPAAVPDLPEALPVGVASEAGLQPNTILAARAVSARFPQIADIDGVRPDSKPWHPSGLAIDIMIPNHDSPEGIALGNEILAFMMANAARFGLQDVIWRGTYYTPGGPRGSGYGHYDHVHVTTTPRR; this comes from the coding sequence ATCACCGCGGCGCGCCTTTGGGTTCGGCGGACGGCCTACGGTGCCGCGGCGACGGTCCTGGCGCTTGCGGTGTCGATCGGCGCCGTGGCGGCCGACCCGGCGTCAGACGCGCTGTCCCGGCTCAACGAATTGTCGCGTCAGGCGGTGCAGAGCCGCGAGGCGGTCACCGCGGCGCAACACGACGCAGACGCCAAACAGGCGGACCAGACCGCGGCCGAAGAGCGGCACCGCGGCGATCTGGAAGCGCTGGACGCCGCGAACGCGAAGCTGGCGCCCTATCAGGCCGCGGTGAATCGGGTCGCGGCGATGACCTATATGGGTGGTCGCACCGGCCAGGTGTCGGCCGTGCTCGGCGCGTCCTCCCCGAAGCAGCTCATCGACGAGCTGGCGGTGGAGCGTGCGGTGGCCGCCGAGATGGCCGCTCAGATGACGGCCTTCAAGACCGCACGTGAGCGCGCGGCCGCCGCTGCCCAGGCCTCGGACCGCTCGGCCGCCGAAGCTCGCGCCGCGGCCGAGCAGTCCGCTGCGGTGCGCGCGGACCTCGAAACCAAGTGGGCTGACCTGCAACGTCAGATACTTGCCGCGGAGGCGCAGTACGCGGCGCTGACACCGCGCCAGCAGGCGGTGATCGACAATGCCGCGGCAGTGCTGCCTCCGGCCCCGAATGCGTCCGGTCCGGCAGACCCGCCGCTGGCCGCGATTCCCGGCGTCCCCCCCGGCGACGTCGCTCCACCGCCCGCGGCGGTCCCGGACCTCCCGGAAGCGTTGCCGGTCGGTGTCGCGTCGGAGGCCGGGCTCCAGCCCAACACCATTCTGGCTGCCCGCGCCGTCAGCGCACGGTTTCCCCAGATCGCCGACATCGACGGAGTGCGGCCGGACTCGAAGCCGTGGCATCCGAGCGGACTGGCGATCGACATCATGATTCCCAACCACGACAGCCCCGAGGGCATCGCGCTCGGAAACGAGATCCTCGCCTTCATGATGGCCAACGCGGCACGCTTCGGGTTACAGGACGTGATCTGGCGCGGCACGTACTACACGCCGGGCGGTCCGCGGGGATCCGGTTACGGGCATTACGACCACGTGCACGTCACGACGACACCACGCCGCTGA
- a CDS encoding S53 family peptidase, whose amino-acid sequence MTTATVRWLAALLLFGAVLAALDLSAAERPSEDNLIAGPNASLLGASTDLGPAREQSIEFTASLTDPSQPTGLIEWARDRSLSVRWRPGDDWVIVEGSPDAVGRAFDVSVRDYRGRTGRLFYASPHQPAVPEHLRGEVSEMGRILGYLPHRISRPDHIPLDVPDRGLAPDALLNTYNADDLNRAGFTGKGTTIVVFAFDGFHQSDLDTFATMFGLPQFTPEVVGGSPGEPRGELSMDLQVAHAIAPDARKVVVNARPTVEGDGGYRKIGEMLEDTDRRFPGAVWSFSIGWGCDKLITAADLAPVRSALRIAQSHGTTAFNASGDLAGMECRGGQDWSSPPSEQDIGLDSIASLPEMTSVGGTTLSTDADGTWVSEQTWFDVPLSQGTGGGVSALFDMPPWQRAAAGAVPADRRSGKRMTPDIAAVADPFTGVRIVLNDQVLVGGGTSQSAPIWAGLTAVMNQYLTEHDGSLIGDINPLLYRVAEGAPRPAYRDITLGGNAVDNAGPGYDLVTGLGTPDIDNLVRNLQIAQKVQA is encoded by the coding sequence ATGACCACGGCGACCGTTCGATGGTTGGCCGCGTTGCTTCTCTTCGGAGCAGTGCTGGCGGCGCTTGACCTATCCGCCGCCGAGCGTCCCTCCGAGGACAACCTCATCGCGGGGCCTAACGCCTCACTGCTCGGTGCGTCCACCGACCTCGGGCCGGCGCGCGAGCAGAGCATCGAGTTCACCGCCAGCCTCACCGACCCGTCTCAACCCACCGGGCTGATCGAGTGGGCCCGGGACCGGTCACTGTCGGTGCGATGGCGGCCAGGTGACGACTGGGTGATCGTCGAGGGCTCACCCGATGCGGTCGGGCGGGCGTTCGATGTCTCGGTGCGTGACTACCGGGGTCGGACAGGGCGACTCTTCTATGCGTCACCGCATCAGCCGGCGGTGCCCGAGCACCTGCGCGGCGAGGTGTCGGAAATGGGCCGGATCCTCGGTTACCTCCCGCACCGCATCTCGCGACCCGACCACATCCCGCTCGATGTTCCCGATCGGGGCCTGGCTCCCGACGCCCTGCTGAACACCTACAACGCCGACGATCTGAACCGGGCCGGATTCACCGGTAAGGGCACCACCATCGTGGTCTTCGCCTTCGACGGGTTCCATCAGTCCGACCTCGACACGTTCGCCACCATGTTCGGCTTGCCGCAGTTCACGCCGGAAGTCGTCGGCGGATCCCCCGGCGAGCCGCGAGGCGAGCTGTCGATGGATCTTCAAGTGGCACATGCCATTGCACCCGACGCCCGCAAGGTCGTGGTGAACGCCCGCCCGACCGTCGAGGGCGACGGCGGATATCGCAAGATCGGCGAGATGCTAGAGGACACCGACCGCCGGTTCCCGGGGGCGGTGTGGAGCTTCTCGATCGGCTGGGGCTGCGACAAGCTCATCACCGCCGCCGACCTGGCCCCGGTGCGGTCGGCGCTGCGCATCGCCCAGTCGCACGGCACCACCGCGTTCAACGCCAGCGGTGACCTGGCCGGCATGGAATGCCGTGGCGGACAAGACTGGTCGTCACCGCCGAGCGAACAGGACATCGGCCTCGACTCGATCGCGTCGCTGCCCGAGATGACCAGTGTCGGAGGCACCACCCTGTCCACTGACGCGGACGGGACCTGGGTGTCCGAGCAGACCTGGTTCGACGTGCCGCTGTCCCAGGGCACCGGTGGCGGCGTCTCGGCGCTGTTCGACATGCCGCCCTGGCAGCGTGCGGCCGCGGGCGCGGTACCGGCCGACCGCCGCAGCGGCAAGCGCATGACCCCGGACATCGCTGCCGTCGCCGACCCGTTCACCGGCGTGAGGATCGTGCTCAACGATCAGGTGCTCGTCGGCGGCGGCACCTCACAGTCCGCGCCGATCTGGGCCGGTTTGACCGCCGTCATGAATCAGTATCTGACCGAACACGACGGCTCCCTCATCGGTGACATCAATCCGCTGCTGTACCGCGTCGCCGAGGGCGCTCCACGCCCCGCCTACCGGGACATCACGTTGGGAGGCAACGCCGTCGACAACGCCGGTCCCGGTTACGACCTGGTCACCGGGCTCGGCACCCCGGATATCGACAACCTGGTGCGCAACCTCCAGATCGCCCAAAAGGTGCAGGCCTGA